agtctcacccataggcttacttgtGTTAAAGAAATAGGTGGATAGCATCAAACAGCAACATTTAAGTTTGATCTAATGTAACTGAACAGGGGTTCCTGTAATTAAATTATAACTATTATCTATTTATTATTTTGGGTGCgacattttgacaaactaaagttaataggtggtaaagatatgtataagcagtattaattatataaatattagcctaatattttacccacctgactgaaaatgataagaacaaacacaaatgttgtcaagattctttccctgggaaatcttggttcagtttggccaaccaaaaATGCCTTTTGTTCTACAGACAGTTTTTCGCACTCTTCTCCATGATTTGTTATAAAATTTAGCAGtttgtagtactccaaatgttgttCCTGGTCCAACCGATTAGCATAGCCCAAAACACGACAATGATTGACCAtgtttagcagcaataatcagcaaagtatgcgagttttgtttggttcagtggcattgtttgtaTTCAGTGCCACCAGTATGGCTGATTGATcatgcgttgtgaaaacactctatagtatAGTTCACATTTAGCGACGATAAAGTAAATGTACAAGGTCATATCCATCTTCGTTAGTCAAAAATATAGCTATTATGTGACAATATAAACAATTTATCTAAAATGAATTATGCATATTAAAGATACCCAACTAAGGAGTTCATTTAAAGTCATCGCAtaatactaattatacataacaCATTGTACATAGTAGCCTATATAATCTATTTAGTACCTTGGTGTAAAAGCCAAAAGCAACTTTAGCAAGGcaagaaaaaaatactgaaatttgGAGGAAAAAAGCTTAAAACCAAGAGGCCAGTTCTCATGTAGTTCCAGTCCAAATATAATGTCAATAATTAAGTAGGTATGTTACTACATTGACTGAACTGTAAGATTAAGTTGTGGGAGTCTTTGTGGTCCATCCAGGATAGCACAGTATTGGCTTTGTGTGATGCAGAAAAATTCATCTTTCTCCCATCTCCATCCCATGtgcatattatatttattttttaaatgcaatttctacaaaaataaaattcttaTTTTACACAAACCCCTTTATGGACGAAACAAgcttataattaaatataatttacaaCAATTCTCAATCATTCTGTGTTGTAAATGTTACAATAATACAGAAATAATGAGAAAAACAGTTCTTTAAATGTTGGTCCACTTCAGAACCAGTTCAGCATCAGTGTGGCACATCCATTCTCTGTTTGAGGGTAAGATACTATAAAAGAAGCAGAGCAGAATTATTTTATAgtctaaaacacacacaaacatagatgcatggatataaatattaatattaaaaattcttaacatttcttactttctttctgCTACTGATGGCTTGCTGGATCCACAGCAGCTCCATGGCTAAAGTATTCCGCTGCTGCTTCAAAGAGTCAGGAGTATGTGCTGTGTCTTTAAAAACTGAATGCAAATTTGGTCCTGCCAAAACAAAACGAGTAAGTGTCTCAAACAAGTCCTGTTTTAtatctttgtttattttttgtgtcAAACTCACTTCTCAAAGCACCTGTCTGAAATAAGATGCTGTGGCTAACAtctgagttcacagaactgcaaaGTGTAGTAGAATCATCCATTAAGTTTTGTATGACCACATTTTCTCCTCTCTTGTCCACAATAACATCCACAGGTGTGGAAGTGTCTCTGCTGGCTGTTTCAGTAGCTTCGTCTCTCTCCGG
Above is a genomic segment from Garra rufa chromosome 2, GarRuf1.0, whole genome shotgun sequence containing:
- the iqcc gene encoding IQ domain-containing protein C; amino-acid sequence: MRMPIFMHWKTQGKESILLQYERSRFQSHDLLDDSEGKQKNENEGSEKSLPQSEIQEPERDEATETASRDTSTPVDVIVDKRGENVVIQNLMDDSTTLCSSVNSDVSHSILFQTGALRRPNLHSVFKDTAHTPDSLKQQRNTLAMELLWIQQAISSRKKYLTLKQRMDVPH